A single genomic interval of Cucumis sativus cultivar 9930 chromosome 7, Cucumber_9930_V3, whole genome shotgun sequence harbors:
- the LOC116405122 gene encoding uncharacterized protein LOC116405122: protein MSGVPEGEGTKTKARGLLQPLGVPEWKWKNVSMDFISGLPRTLKSYTVIWVVVDRLTKSAHFIPGKSTYTANRAFELDSGGYVASLCVGVLRELGLPLELDGRMLGLELVQPTNEATQKIRARILTTQSRQRNYADERRRDLEFDVGDMIFLKVAPIKGVLRFEKKGKLSPRFVGSFEILERIGPVAYHLALPPQLSAVHDVFHVSMLRKYVADPSHIVDYKPLQINDNLSYEERPVEILAKEVKLLCNRGITLVKVLWRNHEVEEAT, encoded by the exons ATGTCTGGTGTGCCAGAAGGTGAAGGCACCAAGACAAAAGCCAGAGGGTTGTTACAACCCTTGGGTGTGCCAGAGTGGAAGTGGAAGAATGTATCTATGGACTTCATTTCTGGACTACCTAGGACCCTGAAGAGTTATACAGTGATATGGGTTGTTGTTGACAGACTCACGAAGTCAGCACACTTCATTCCAGGGAAGTCCACTTATACTGCCA ATAGAGCGTTTGAATTAGATTCTGGAGGATATGTTGCGAGCTTGTGTGTTGGAGTTCTTAGGGAGTTGGGACTCCCACTTGAACTTGATGGA AGAATGTTAGGCCTTGAACTAGTTCAGCCCACCAACGAAGCCACACAGAAAATTAGAGCTCGCATATTGACAACACAGAGCAGACAGAGGAACTATGCTGATGAACGACGTAGGGATCTTGAGTTTGACGTAGGAGACATGATTTTTCTGAAGGTAGCACCTATAAAGGGTGTTCTAAGATtcgagaagaaagggaagttgAGTCCACGTTTTGTAGGGTCGTTTGAGATTCTTGAAAGGATTGGCCCTGTAGCTTATCATTTGGCCTTGCCTCCGCAATTATCTGCAGTTCATGATGTGTTTCATGTCTCCATGCTGAGGAAGTATGTGGCAGATCCCTCACATATAGTCGACTACAAACCGTTGCAAATTAACGACAACTTAAGCTATGAGGAGCGGCCAGTTGAGATTTTGGCTAAGGAAGTTAAACTGCTTTGTAACAGAGGAATTACATTGGTCAAGGTTTTGTGGCGAAACCACGAGGTTGAGGAAGCTACTTGA